From Cellulomonas oligotrophica, a single genomic window includes:
- the folP gene encoding dihydropteroate synthase, whose product MDRSARSTAPAGARLPGIPAGLRDAGRTLVMGVVNVTPDSFSDGGRWYEPGAAVAHGLELLAQGADLLDVGGESTRPGSARVPVEDELARVLPVVERLVAAGAVVSVDTTRAAVAQAAVERGAVLVNDVSGGLADPGMHAVVARTGVAYVAMHWRGHADVMDEHDVYDDVVADVRRELAERVAQMRAAGVRDDQVVLDPGLGFAKSGASNWPLLAHLPALVADGFPVLVGASRKRFLGHLLAGADGRPVPPLQRDRATAAVTALAAHAGAWAVRVHEVAASADAVRVAAAWGAAQDGPGPRATTGAGARPHGGEEAR is encoded by the coding sequence GTGGACCGCAGCGCACGCAGCACGGCACCGGCCGGCGCCCGCCTGCCCGGGATCCCCGCCGGGCTGCGCGACGCGGGTCGCACGCTGGTCATGGGCGTCGTCAACGTCACGCCCGACTCGTTCTCCGACGGCGGGCGGTGGTACGAGCCCGGTGCCGCGGTCGCGCACGGCCTGGAGCTGCTCGCGCAGGGTGCGGACCTGCTCGACGTCGGCGGCGAGTCCACCCGCCCCGGGTCGGCGCGCGTGCCGGTCGAGGACGAGCTCGCCCGGGTGCTGCCGGTCGTCGAGCGCCTCGTGGCGGCGGGTGCGGTCGTGAGCGTCGACACCACGCGGGCCGCGGTCGCCCAGGCGGCCGTCGAGCGGGGCGCGGTCCTCGTCAACGACGTCTCGGGCGGCCTGGCCGACCCGGGCATGCACGCCGTCGTGGCGCGCACCGGCGTCGCGTACGTGGCGATGCACTGGCGCGGGCACGCGGACGTGATGGACGAGCACGACGTGTACGACGACGTCGTCGCGGACGTCCGGCGCGAGCTCGCGGAGCGGGTGGCGCAGATGCGCGCCGCGGGCGTGCGCGACGACCAGGTCGTGCTCGACCCGGGGCTGGGCTTCGCCAAGTCGGGCGCGAGCAACTGGCCGCTGCTCGCGCACCTGCCGGCGCTCGTGGCCGACGGGTTCCCCGTGCTGGTGGGCGCGAGCCGCAAGCGGTTCCTCGGGCACCTGCTCGCCGGGGCCGACGGCCGTCCGGTGCCGCCGCTGCAGCGTGACCGGGCCACGGCCGCGGTCACGGCGCTGGCGGCGCACGCGGGCGCCTGGGCGGTGCGGGTGCACGAGGTCGCGGCGTCGGCGGACGCCGTGCGGGTGGCCGCGGCCTGGGGTGCCGCGCAGGACGGGCCCGGTCCACGGGCGACGACGGGTGCGGGCGCACGCCCGCACGGGGGAGAGGAGGCGCGGTGA
- the folK gene encoding 2-amino-4-hydroxy-6-hydroxymethyldihydropteridine diphosphokinase, which produces MNVHDDDVSDGSGRRLDQIRLQGISAYGYHGVLDHERRDGQTFLADVVLHVDTRRAAAGDDLVHTVHYGVVAEQVAAVLSGDPVDLVETVAERIAATVLAHPLVQAVDVAVHKPQAPITVPFGDVVVSIRRDRSKLPAAEPYQGPPASGRRAAPADPARTHPPTAPMPLTAPARGDGARAEAHDHDGHPVRESVLPSGHLPPLPAPAGTLPAPPSPTGPLPPPGPAAAAMPVPSTPPGGHPGVYAGTHAGSHGGGLEPRPAPSVPDDEPPAARTALMPPVRWEDEPPTSPVTGELVVDELDQAPPAPVDVVLALGANVGPAQETLRHAVADLAAVPGVEIVAVSPLARTAAVGPEQPDYLNAVLLARTSLGPRDLLRAVHAVEQRHGRERAERWGPRTLDVDIVVYGSTTAVTDDLELPHPRAHERAFVLAPWAQVDPEAVLPGLGGGPVAQLAATAPDREGVRWMALDWLTAPVPAASPEPDDEHGPDAQQP; this is translated from the coding sequence GTGAACGTGCACGACGACGACGTCAGCGACGGCTCGGGCCGGCGGCTCGACCAGATCCGGCTCCAGGGCATCAGCGCGTACGGGTACCACGGGGTCCTGGACCACGAGAGACGCGACGGGCAGACGTTCCTCGCGGACGTCGTGCTGCACGTCGACACGCGGCGGGCCGCGGCCGGCGACGACCTGGTGCACACCGTGCACTACGGGGTCGTGGCCGAGCAGGTGGCCGCGGTGCTGTCCGGCGACCCGGTCGACCTCGTCGAGACGGTGGCCGAGCGGATCGCCGCGACCGTGCTCGCCCACCCCCTCGTCCAGGCCGTGGACGTGGCGGTGCACAAGCCGCAGGCGCCCATCACCGTGCCGTTCGGCGACGTCGTGGTCTCGATCCGCCGCGACCGGTCCAAGCTGCCGGCCGCGGAGCCGTACCAGGGGCCGCCGGCGTCGGGTCGGCGCGCGGCGCCCGCCGACCCGGCCCGCACGCACCCCCCGACGGCACCGATGCCGCTGACCGCGCCGGCACGCGGCGACGGCGCCCGCGCCGAGGCGCACGACCACGACGGCCACCCGGTGCGGGAGTCGGTGCTGCCGTCCGGGCACCTGCCGCCGCTGCCGGCACCGGCGGGCACCCTGCCCGCGCCGCCGTCCCCGACCGGGCCGCTGCCGCCCCCCGGCCCGGCCGCCGCGGCGATGCCCGTGCCGTCGACCCCGCCGGGCGGGCACCCGGGCGTCTACGCGGGCACGCACGCCGGGTCGCACGGCGGCGGTCTCGAGCCCCGTCCGGCGCCGTCCGTCCCCGACGACGAGCCGCCCGCCGCGCGCACCGCGCTCATGCCGCCGGTGCGGTGGGAGGACGAGCCGCCGACGTCGCCCGTGACCGGCGAGCTGGTCGTCGACGAGCTCGACCAGGCGCCCCCCGCGCCCGTCGACGTGGTCCTGGCGCTCGGCGCCAACGTCGGCCCCGCGCAGGAGACCCTGCGGCACGCGGTCGCCGACCTGGCCGCGGTGCCGGGCGTCGAGATCGTCGCGGTCTCGCCCCTCGCCCGGACCGCGGCGGTGGGCCCCGAGCAGCCCGACTACCTCAACGCGGTGCTGCTGGCCCGCACGTCGCTGGGCCCCCGGGACCTGCTGCGGGCCGTGCACGCGGTCGAGCAGCGCCACGGGCGCGAGCGCGCCGAGCGGTGGGGCCCGCGCACGCTCGACGTCGACATCGTCGTGTACGGCTCGACGACGGCCGTGACGGACGACCTGGAGCTGCCGCACCCGCGGGCGCACGAGCGGGCGTTCGTGCTCGCACCGTGGGCGCAGGTCGACCCGGAGGCCGTGCTGCCCGGGCTCGGGGGCGGGCCGGTCGCGCAGCTGGCCGCCACCGCGCCCGACCGTGAGGGCGTGCGCTGGATGGCCCTGGACTGGCTCACGGCCCCCGTGCCCGCGGCCAGCCCGGAGCCGGACGACGAGCACGGGCCGGACGCGCAGCAGCCATGA
- a CDS encoding DUF3180 domain-containing protein, protein MTATRWQTLLLTAVGATAVTWSLLRVLVTRGGTPPEVPWLVVAVEVLIAAVVLAMGWAVRQYQQGRRPTLDPMRAARTAVLAKASCYTGALLAGWYGGQALSLLVDADVPGNGERAAAAGVAALGAVVMVVVGLVVEHFCRIPPPEAEQDLRGTDPAAS, encoded by the coding sequence ATGACCGCGACCCGCTGGCAGACGCTCCTGCTCACCGCCGTCGGCGCGACGGCGGTGACGTGGTCGCTCCTGCGGGTGCTGGTCACGCGCGGCGGCACGCCGCCGGAGGTGCCGTGGCTCGTCGTGGCCGTCGAGGTGCTGATCGCGGCGGTCGTGCTGGCGATGGGCTGGGCGGTGCGGCAGTACCAGCAGGGGCGGCGCCCGACGCTGGACCCGATGCGGGCCGCGCGCACCGCGGTGCTGGCGAAGGCGTCGTGCTACACGGGGGCGCTGCTCGCGGGCTGGTACGGCGGCCAGGCGCTGTCGCTGCTCGTCGACGCGGACGTCCCCGGCAACGGGGAGCGGGCCGCGGCCGCGGGCGTCGCGGCCCTCGGCGCGGTGGTCATGGTCGTCGTCGGGCTCGTCGTCGAGCACTTCTGCCGCATCCCGCCGCCGGAGGCCGAGCAGGACCTGCGCGGCACGGACCCCGCGGCGTCCTGA
- a CDS encoding PH domain-containing protein, with protein sequence MTSDLPATGPFDPADVVWTPVSTRLARVRLLLLALWGVLLLAITGGVAALVGAAWLWALPAVVAALLLWAALLVPRQVRALAYAERDDDLLIRRGIMFRQLVVVPYGRMQYVDVSAGPLARRFRIASVQLHTAAPTTNASIEGLPPEEAARLRDRLASRGEARLAGL encoded by the coding sequence ATGACGTCCGACCTGCCGGCCACCGGCCCGTTCGACCCCGCCGACGTCGTGTGGACGCCGGTGTCGACCCGGCTCGCGCGCGTGCGGCTCCTGCTCCTCGCCCTGTGGGGGGTGCTGCTGCTCGCGATCACGGGCGGCGTCGCCGCGCTCGTCGGCGCGGCGTGGCTGTGGGCCCTGCCGGCGGTGGTCGCGGCGCTGCTGCTGTGGGCGGCGCTGCTCGTGCCGCGTCAGGTGCGGGCGCTCGCGTACGCCGAGCGTGACGACGACCTGCTGATCCGCCGCGGCATCATGTTCCGCCAGCTCGTCGTCGTGCCGTACGGCCGCATGCAGTACGTCGACGTGTCCGCCGGGCCGCTCGCGCGCCGGTTCCGCATCGCCTCGGTGCAGCTGCACACGGCCGCACCGACGACGAACGCGTCGATCGAGGGCCTGCCGCCGGAGGAGGCCGCGCGCCTGCGCGACCGGCTGGCCTCGCGCGGCGAGGCCCGGCTGGCGGGGCTGTGA
- a CDS encoding PH domain-containing protein, with amino-acid sequence MSASVDGPAPAPRPDAGVPPEPTPRAGDVPADAWRRMHPVTPALRGWKVLVAVVAIVGYQAADDLRRAAELLDEGTAWLVLLGALVLVGAVGFLYSLLAWRATRFAVTAEAVHLRHGILFRQQRQARLDRLQAVDVVQPLLARLFGLSQLTLEVAGGSGSAVELAFLREQEATELRAQILALAAGVRQEPVAPAVGPAAPRADAPGGGSADGAGAAGPDGGAVVEGAAHPAAAVPATSATSPVPTLPVFAEAPERQVYDLPTGRLVGSLVRSVPPWFLVVGLVAGGVVVAVTRDVGGVFFAVPAVLGVGGYVWGRVNTAATFRAATSPDGIRLRHGLTETRTQTVPPGRVQAVRLSQGPLWRRSDWWTVEMNVAGYGTGDGTSADQGTVLHPVATRAEAATALWLVLPDLGVDDPLAALDAALGGTGDDGGFTPAPRRARWVDPVSWRSHGVLVTRTALVMRSGRFWRTVVVVPHERTQSLGVGQGPVQRRLGLATFEAHSTPGPIVPTVQHLDAAAVRALLDEQSARARQARRVAGPELWMRAATADLPGVAGAEPPLDVPTAQAAGAPGAASGAVDGLRAAEGADVPEGPR; translated from the coding sequence GTGAGCGCGTCGGTCGACGGCCCGGCCCCCGCGCCCCGGCCGGACGCGGGCGTGCCGCCCGAGCCGACCCCGCGCGCCGGCGACGTCCCCGCCGACGCGTGGCGCCGCATGCACCCGGTCACGCCGGCGCTGCGCGGCTGGAAGGTGCTCGTCGCGGTCGTCGCGATCGTCGGCTACCAGGCGGCGGACGACCTGCGCCGGGCGGCGGAGCTGCTCGACGAGGGCACGGCGTGGCTGGTGCTGCTGGGTGCGCTGGTGCTCGTCGGCGCCGTCGGGTTCCTGTACTCGCTGCTGGCGTGGCGGGCCACCCGGTTCGCGGTCACGGCCGAGGCGGTCCACCTGCGGCACGGGATCCTGTTCCGGCAGCAGCGCCAGGCCCGGCTCGACCGGCTGCAGGCCGTCGACGTCGTCCAGCCGCTGCTCGCGCGCCTGTTCGGGCTCTCGCAGCTGACCCTGGAGGTCGCCGGCGGCAGCGGGTCCGCCGTCGAGCTGGCGTTCCTGCGCGAGCAGGAGGCGACCGAGCTGCGCGCGCAGATCCTCGCGCTGGCCGCGGGCGTCCGGCAGGAGCCCGTCGCCCCGGCGGTCGGGCCCGCCGCGCCCCGCGCGGACGCACCGGGCGGGGGGTCGGCCGACGGGGCGGGCGCTGCCGGGCCGGACGGCGGCGCGGTCGTCGAGGGCGCGGCGCACCCTGCGGCCGCCGTGCCGGCGACCTCCGCGACGTCGCCGGTGCCGACGCTCCCGGTCTTCGCCGAGGCCCCCGAGCGTCAGGTGTACGACCTGCCCACGGGCCGGCTCGTCGGCTCGCTCGTCCGTTCGGTGCCGCCGTGGTTCCTGGTCGTGGGGCTCGTCGCCGGCGGGGTCGTCGTGGCCGTCACCCGCGACGTGGGCGGCGTGTTCTTCGCCGTGCCCGCCGTGCTCGGCGTCGGCGGGTACGTGTGGGGCCGCGTCAACACGGCCGCGACCTTCCGGGCCGCGACGTCGCCCGACGGGATCCGGCTGCGCCACGGGCTGACCGAGACCCGCACGCAGACCGTGCCCCCGGGCCGGGTGCAGGCCGTGCGCCTGTCGCAGGGCCCCCTGTGGCGCCGGTCCGACTGGTGGACCGTCGAGATGAACGTGGCCGGCTACGGCACGGGCGACGGCACCTCGGCCGACCAGGGCACGGTGCTGCACCCGGTCGCGACCCGCGCGGAGGCGGCCACCGCCCTGTGGCTGGTGCTGCCGGACCTCGGCGTGGACGACCCCCTCGCGGCGCTCGACGCGGCCCTGGGCGGCACCGGCGACGACGGCGGCTTCACCCCCGCGCCCCGGCGGGCCCGCTGGGTCGACCCGGTGAGCTGGCGCAGCCACGGCGTGCTCGTCACCCGGACCGCGCTGGTCATGCGCTCGGGCCGGTTCTGGCGCACGGTCGTGGTCGTGCCGCACGAGCGCACGCAGAGCCTCGGCGTGGGGCAGGGCCCGGTGCAGCGCCGCCTCGGCCTGGCCACGTTCGAGGCGCACTCGACGCCGGGGCCCATCGTGCCGACCGTGCAGCACCTGGACGCGGCGGCCGTGCGGGCGCTCCTGGACGAGCAGTCCGCCCGGGCGCGGCAGGCCCGCCGCGTCGCCGGCCCGGAGCTGTGGATGCGGGCCGCGACCGCGGACCTCCCGGGGGTCGCGGGCGCCGAGCCGCCCCTCGACGTGCCCACGGCGCAGGCCGCGGGTGCGCCGGGCGCCGCGTCGGGTGCGGTCGACGGGCTGCGTGCCGCCGAGGGGGCCGACGTCCCCGAGGGCCCGCGGTGA
- a CDS encoding Rossmann-like and DUF2520 domain-containing protein: protein MTAEPPARPGRLGVGVVGTGRVGAVLGSALQAAGHPVVAVSAVSEASRERAAALLPGVPVVDVPEVVRRAELVLLAVPDDALAGLVRGLAETGAWQAGQIVVHTSGRYGVDVLAPARVAGVIPLALHPAMTFTGTSLDLSRLVGCAFAVTAPGPVLPIGQALVVEVGGEPVVVAEQARGLYHAGLAHGANHLVVLVAQAAQVLREAGVAEPGRVLRPLLDAALDGALRAEDAAGPDGVGAIGALTGPVRRGDAGTVHEHAVTLAALGARTGAVDVPTGYGALARAAAARALAAGVVTAEDAQHVLDALAGITGAPPVLGTDGAATGPSTDDDGSTPGAPQEDA from the coding sequence GTGACGGCCGAGCCGCCGGCGCGGCCCGGCCGGCTCGGCGTCGGCGTGGTCGGCACCGGTCGGGTCGGCGCGGTCCTGGGCAGCGCGCTGCAGGCCGCGGGCCACCCCGTGGTCGCGGTCAGCGCGGTGTCCGAGGCGTCCCGCGAGCGGGCCGCGGCGCTCCTGCCGGGCGTGCCGGTCGTCGACGTCCCCGAGGTCGTGCGCCGTGCCGAGCTGGTGCTGCTGGCCGTGCCCGACGACGCGCTCGCGGGCCTGGTCCGCGGGCTCGCGGAGACGGGTGCGTGGCAGGCGGGGCAGATCGTCGTGCACACGTCGGGCCGCTACGGCGTGGACGTGCTGGCCCCGGCGCGCGTGGCGGGGGTCATCCCGTTGGCGCTGCACCCGGCGATGACGTTCACGGGCACCTCGCTGGACCTCTCGCGCCTGGTGGGCTGCGCGTTCGCCGTGACGGCCCCGGGGCCGGTGCTGCCGATCGGGCAGGCGCTCGTCGTGGAGGTCGGGGGCGAGCCCGTGGTCGTCGCCGAGCAGGCGCGGGGGCTGTACCACGCGGGTCTCGCGCACGGCGCGAACCACCTGGTGGTGCTCGTCGCGCAGGCCGCCCAGGTGCTGCGCGAGGCCGGGGTGGCCGAGCCCGGGCGGGTGCTGCGCCCGCTGCTGGACGCCGCCCTCGACGGCGCGCTGCGGGCCGAGGACGCGGCGGGTCCCGACGGCGTGGGGGCCATCGGCGCGCTCACGGGCCCCGTGCGCCGCGGCGACGCCGGCACGGTGCACGAGCACGCTGTGACCCTGGCCGCACTGGGTGCCCGCACCGGGGCCGTCGACGTGCCGACGGGGTACGGTGCCCTGGCCCGGGCGGCCGCGGCCCGTGCGCTGGCCGCGGGCGTCGTCACGGCCGAGGACGCCCAGCACGTGCTGGACGCCCTGGCGGGCATCACCGGCGCCCCGCCGGTGTTGGGGACGGACGGGGCGGCCACCGGGCCGTCCACCGACGACGACGGGTCGACGCCCGGCGCGCCGCAGGAGGACGCATGA
- the panC gene encoding pantoate--beta-alanine ligase has protein sequence MTTTTPALVRDRGELAAALAAQDATTMPRAEGAPDGGRRYRRAVVMTMGALHDGHLALVAEAKRLAEVVVVTIFVNPLQFGPAEDLARYPRDLDGDLRLLAGPGLLGPSDVVFAPTVDVVYPDGDPTVRVGAGALGDVLEGASRPGHLDGVLTVVLKLLHLTQPDVAVFGAKDAQQLAAVRRMVHDLDVRVDVVAHPTVREDDGLARSSRNAYLAADERARARALAAALDAGAAAADDGAGPAGVLAAARSVLDARLTPDDAVDYVALVDPATFADAGPGTERALLLLAVRVGATRLIDNATVVLRGAVAAAARTGHGDGADA, from the coding sequence ATGACCACCACGACGCCCGCGCTGGTGCGCGACCGCGGCGAGCTCGCCGCGGCGCTGGCCGCGCAGGACGCGACGACGATGCCGCGCGCCGAGGGCGCGCCGGACGGCGGGCGCCGGTACCGGCGTGCCGTCGTCATGACGATGGGGGCGCTGCACGACGGGCACCTCGCGCTCGTGGCGGAGGCGAAGCGCCTCGCGGAGGTCGTCGTGGTGACGATCTTCGTCAACCCGCTGCAGTTCGGGCCGGCGGAGGACCTGGCCCGGTACCCGCGCGACCTCGACGGCGACCTGCGCCTGCTCGCCGGGCCGGGCCTGCTGGGTCCGTCCGACGTGGTCTTCGCCCCGACGGTCGACGTGGTCTACCCCGACGGCGACCCGACGGTGCGGGTGGGTGCGGGTGCGCTGGGCGACGTGCTCGAGGGCGCGTCCCGGCCGGGCCACCTCGACGGCGTGCTGACGGTCGTCCTCAAGCTGCTGCACCTGACGCAACCCGACGTGGCGGTGTTCGGGGCCAAGGACGCCCAGCAGCTCGCGGCGGTGCGCCGCATGGTGCACGACCTCGACGTGCGGGTCGACGTGGTCGCGCACCCGACGGTGCGGGAGGACGACGGGCTGGCGCGCTCGAGCCGCAACGCGTACCTCGCGGCGGACGAGCGGGCGCGGGCCCGGGCGCTGGCGGCGGCCCTCGACGCGGGCGCGGCGGCGGCGGACGACGGCGCCGGGCCGGCGGGCGTCCTGGCGGCCGCGCGGTCGGTCCTCGACGCGCGCCTGACGCCGGACGACGCGGTGGACTACGTGGCGCTCGTCGACCCCGCGACCTTCGCGGACGCGGGGCCGGGCACGGAGCGGGCGCTGCTGCTGCTCGCGGTGCGGGTCGGCGCGACCCGCCTCATCGACAACGCGACGGTGGTGCTGCGCGGGGCGGTCGCCGCCGCGGCGCGCACCGGCCACGGGGACGGGGCTGACGCATGA
- the panD gene encoding aspartate 1-decarboxylase yields the protein MTTLHRTMMTGKIHRATVTAADLHYVGSITIDADLLAAADVLPGQQVDVVDVTNGARLTTYAIAGEPGSGQVCVNGAAAHLVHPGDVVIVIAYGTMSDAEARTYSPHVVLVDADNRAVATGEDPGGVPADWSAATGLEPSGLSLADGRDAVARR from the coding sequence ATGACCACGCTGCACCGCACGATGATGACGGGCAAGATCCACCGCGCGACGGTCACGGCGGCGGACCTGCACTACGTCGGGTCGATCACGATCGACGCGGACCTGCTCGCGGCCGCGGACGTGCTGCCCGGGCAGCAGGTCGACGTCGTCGACGTGACGAACGGCGCCCGGCTGACGACGTACGCGATCGCGGGCGAGCCCGGGTCGGGCCAGGTCTGCGTCAACGGCGCCGCGGCGCACCTCGTGCACCCGGGCGACGTCGTCATCGTCATCGCCTACGGCACGATGTCGGACGCCGAGGCCCGCACGTACTCACCGCACGTGGTGCTCGTCGACGCGGACAACCGGGCGGTCGCGACGGGCGAGGACCCGGGCGGCGTGCCCGCGGACTGGTCCGCGGCGACGGGGCTGGAGCCCAGCGGCCTGTCGCTCGCCGACGGCCGCGACGCGGTCGCCCGGCGGTGA
- a CDS encoding L-aspartate oxidase, which produces MTRLATRLAAPAPGWTTHADAVVVGSGIAGLTAALELRTRVRRVLLVTKGVLVSGSTVWAQGGVAAALDPSDSPAAHLHDTLVAGGGLCDPRAVETLVTEGPARVRELVGRGAVFDTGPDGGIALTREGGHLADRIAHAGGDATGAEISRALVAQIEAVRDDPGIEVVEHALVLDVLTGAPDADGRPGPVRGVTLHVIGEGQRDGVGAVLAPVVVLATGGIGQVYRSSTNPAQATGDGIAAALRAGARLGDMEFVQFHPTVLWLGSGVKGQLTLVSEAVRGEGALLLDTDGVRFMPDVHPLAELAPRDVVAHAIVRQMTSTGADHVWLDARHLGADFLRRRFPTIHERLREHGIDLTTDLVPVAPAQHYHSGGVVTDLDGRTSVPGLYAVGEVACTGVHGANRLASNSLLEGLVFAHRAARDVVARLDGGFLVPGDPVERPGPATLVAAAARARIQRVATDGPGVLRSAEGLTAAAARLAAVPTDAHRRHDDGRTLAAPQVAEWETTNVHQVASVLTDAALAREESRGGHARTDFPATDDAWRVRLEAVLDPDGALAVTRSPVTGLR; this is translated from the coding sequence GTGACGCGGCTCGCCACCCGGCTCGCGGCGCCCGCCCCGGGCTGGACGACGCACGCCGACGCGGTCGTCGTGGGCTCGGGGATCGCGGGCCTGACGGCGGCGCTCGAGCTGCGCACCCGGGTGCGGCGCGTGCTGCTGGTGACCAAGGGCGTGCTGGTCAGCGGGTCGACGGTGTGGGCGCAGGGCGGTGTCGCGGCGGCCCTCGACCCGTCGGACTCCCCGGCGGCGCACCTGCACGACACGCTCGTCGCGGGCGGCGGCCTGTGCGACCCCCGCGCGGTGGAGACGCTCGTGACGGAGGGCCCGGCGCGCGTGCGCGAGCTCGTGGGCCGCGGTGCGGTGTTCGACACGGGCCCCGACGGCGGCATCGCCCTGACCCGTGAGGGCGGGCACCTGGCCGACCGGATCGCCCACGCGGGCGGCGACGCGACCGGCGCGGAGATCTCCCGCGCCCTGGTCGCGCAGATCGAGGCGGTCCGCGACGACCCGGGCATCGAGGTCGTCGAGCACGCCCTCGTGCTGGACGTGCTCACGGGCGCCCCCGACGCGGACGGGCGGCCCGGGCCGGTGCGCGGCGTCACGCTGCACGTCATCGGCGAGGGGCAGCGCGACGGCGTCGGCGCCGTCCTGGCCCCGGTGGTCGTGCTGGCCACGGGCGGCATCGGCCAGGTGTACCGCTCGTCGACGAACCCCGCGCAGGCCACGGGCGACGGCATCGCCGCGGCCCTGCGGGCCGGCGCCCGCCTCGGCGACATGGAGTTCGTGCAGTTCCACCCGACGGTGCTCTGGCTCGGCAGCGGCGTGAAGGGCCAGCTCACGCTGGTCTCGGAGGCGGTCCGCGGCGAGGGCGCGCTGCTGCTCGACACCGACGGCGTGCGGTTCATGCCGGACGTGCACCCGCTGGCCGAGCTCGCCCCCCGGGACGTCGTGGCGCACGCGATCGTGCGGCAGATGACGTCCACGGGCGCGGACCACGTGTGGCTGGACGCCCGTCACCTGGGTGCGGACTTCCTGCGCCGCCGCTTCCCGACGATCCACGAGCGGCTGCGCGAGCACGGCATCGACCTCACGACGGACCTCGTGCCGGTGGCGCCCGCCCAGCACTACCACTCCGGCGGGGTCGTCACCGACCTCGACGGGCGCACGTCCGTGCCCGGGCTGTACGCGGTCGGGGAGGTCGCGTGCACGGGCGTGCACGGCGCCAACCGGCTCGCGTCGAACTCGCTGCTGGAGGGCCTGGTGTTCGCGCACCGGGCCGCGCGCGACGTGGTGGCCCGCCTCGACGGCGGGTTCCTCGTGCCCGGCGACCCCGTCGAGCGGCCGGGCCCGGCGACCCTCGTCGCGGCCGCCGCGCGCGCCCGCATCCAGCGGGTCGCCACCGACGGCCCGGGCGTGCTGCGCTCGGCCGAGGGCCTCACGGCCGCGGCCGCACGCCTGGCCGCCGTCCCGACCGACGCGCACCGGCGGCACGACGACGGGCGCACGCTCGCCGCCCCGCAGGTCGCGGAGTGGGAGACGACGAACGTGCACCAGGTCGCGTCGGTGCTCACGGACGCCGCCCTGGCGCGCGAGGAGTCCCGCGGCGGCCACGCCCGCACGGACTTCCCGGCGACCGACGACGCGTGGCGCGTCCGCCTGGAGGCGGTGCTCGACCCCGACGGCGCGCTGGCGGTGACCCGCAGCCCGGTCACGGGTCTGCGCTGA
- the nadC gene encoding carboxylating nicotinate-nucleotide diphosphorylase — protein MPATTPAPPVPADPRSGVLPGDPGPDAADVARVVAAALDEDLGPLGRDVTTQATVPASATGAADVVARAPGVVAGLVVLPVVLDEVARRLGLPAATVEVLRPDGSAVAPGDVVATATGPVQVLLVAERTLLNLVSRASGVATHARRWTDALAGTGAQVLDTRKTTPGLRALEKYAVRCGGGTNKRMGLHDVAMVKDNHVVAAGSVAGAIAAVRARFPDVAVQVEVDTPEQADEALDAGADFLLLDNMPTPVLAATVARVRAREQETGHVDLEATGTLTLDRAAEVAGTGVDFLSVGALTHSSPILDVALDLRAS, from the coding sequence GTGCCCGCCACGACCCCCGCCCCGCCCGTGCCCGCCGACCCCCGGAGCGGGGTGCTGCCCGGCGACCCGGGCCCTGACGCCGCCGACGTGGCCCGCGTGGTCGCCGCGGCGCTCGACGAGGACCTCGGCCCGCTGGGCCGCGACGTGACGACGCAGGCGACGGTCCCGGCGTCCGCGACCGGCGCGGCCGACGTCGTGGCCCGCGCCCCGGGCGTCGTCGCCGGCCTCGTGGTGCTGCCGGTGGTGCTCGACGAGGTCGCCCGCCGCCTGGGCCTGCCCGCCGCGACCGTCGAGGTGCTGCGGCCCGACGGCTCGGCGGTCGCGCCGGGCGACGTCGTCGCGACCGCCACCGGCCCCGTCCAGGTGCTCCTCGTCGCCGAGCGCACGCTGCTCAACCTCGTCTCGCGCGCCTCGGGCGTGGCGACCCACGCGCGCCGGTGGACGGACGCGCTCGCGGGCACGGGCGCGCAGGTGCTCGACACCCGCAAGACGACGCCGGGCCTGCGGGCGCTGGAGAAGTACGCGGTGCGGTGCGGCGGCGGCACCAACAAGCGCATGGGCCTGCACGACGTCGCGATGGTCAAGGACAACCACGTCGTGGCGGCGGGCTCGGTCGCCGGGGCGATCGCCGCGGTGCGGGCCCGGTTCCCCGACGTCGCGGTGCAGGTCGAGGTCGACACCCCGGAGCAGGCGGACGAGGCCCTCGACGCGGGCGCGGACTTCCTGCTGCTCGACAACATGCCCACGCCGGTGCTGGCGGCGACGGTCGCGCGGGTGCGCGCCCGCGAGCAGGAGACGGGGCACGTGGACCTCGAGGCGACGGGCACCCTCACGCTGGACCGGGCCGCGGAGGTCGCGGGCACGGGGGTGGACTTCCTGTCCGTGGGGGCGCTGACGCACTCCTCGCCGATCCTCGACGTGGCGCTGGACCTGCGCGCGTCCTGA